The sequence CCCACAGTCGCCGGGTGGGAGGGTGCTAGGGTCAGGGCTGGCCCGCTTCCGGGTGGGCCGACTTCCTTCGGGGTGGGGTGAGAGTCCCTACCGGCGGTGATGGCGTGAGCCTCAGCCCGCGAAGCCCGCGCAAACTGCACCACGCGCAGGCCCGACCCGGTGCAACTCCGGGGCCGACGGTGTTCTGGCGGCACGTCAGGGTTCAGGCCCAGGCGTTCCCGCCTGTCAGTCCGGATGAGAGAAGGAGGAACGCTGCCCTGCCCCCCGGCGGGCAGCGACAGACCATGTATGAAGTGAATGCTCCACCCCCCGGGGTGGCGGCCGTCCTGTCAGCGGACGAGCGGTTCATGACGCTCGCGCTGTCAGAGGCGGCCAGAGGACTGGGCCGAACCGCGCCGAACCCACCCGTGGGCTGTGTGATCGTGCAAGGCGATGAAGTGGTGGGCCGAGGGTTCCACCCCAGGGTCGGTGAGTCGCACGCGGAGGTGTTCGCCCTGCGAGGCGCAGGTGCGCGGGCGCGCGGCGGGACGGCGTACGTGACGCTGGAGCCGTGCAGTCACCACGGCCGCACGCCACCCTGCGCGGACGCGCTGATCGCGGCGGGCGTGCGGCGCGTGGTCTTGGCGGCGCTCGACCCGAACCCGCGCGTCTCGGGGCGCGGCGTGCAAAGGCTCCGGGACGCCGGGATTGAGGTCACGGTGGGCGTACTGGAGGCTGAGGCCGTGCGCCAGCAGGCGGGCTTCCGCAGCGCCATGGTGCGGGGTCGCCCGTGGGTGGTGGCGAAGTACGCCATGACCCTGGACGGCAAGGTGGCCGCGCTGGGAGAAGGGAACGGCGCTGTGAGCGGCCCTGAGGCCCGCGAGCGCACCATGCGCTGGCGCAATGAACTGGACGCCCTCGCGATCGGCAGCGGCACGCTGGGTCTGGACGACC comes from Deinococcus radiotolerans and encodes:
- the ribD gene encoding bifunctional diaminohydroxyphosphoribosylaminopyrimidine deaminase/5-amino-6-(5-phosphoribosylamino)uracil reductase RibD, producing the protein MYEVNAPPPGVAAVLSADERFMTLALSEAARGLGRTAPNPPVGCVIVQGDEVVGRGFHPRVGESHAEVFALRGAGARARGGTAYVTLEPCSHHGRTPPCADALIAAGVRRVVLAALDPNPRVSGRGVQRLRDAGIEVTVGVLEAEAVRQQAGFRSAMVRGRPWVVAKYAMTLDGKVAALGEGNGAVSGPEARERTMRWRNELDALAIGSGTLGLDDPALTTRGMPGGRDPRPVVFDRRAASDPQARAWREEAVLVTAPDSDVAAHEAAGITVQRAGSLPDALSGLAGLGINSVLLEGGPTLLSAFLRQGLVDEVRVFVSPALLGAGLSPLTGPTRLMHEAQALRDVTVESLGPDVLITGLLHDIPRV